The DNA segment GATCCTGCTGCATGGAGTGTCTGAGGAATTAGTTGTATGCGGGAGAAGTAGCCGCGTGTGAGCGTGAGTGAATGGGATGAATGAATGAGTTAGTTTTTTGggtttgtattgttttgcttgtaaGTACCGCGGCGATGGTTACCAGACGCATCAGTCTGGCGCTTCTTCTGACCCGCGTCCCATACGTCGAAGTCAACGCAGAAGTTGCGGGGAAGCGCAACAACGTCGGGATGATGTCGCTGCGAATATAAAACGCTAcacataataatgataatatacTGCCATTAGCGTTAacaatcatacacacacacacacattcaaacacacaaacatacatacacaatcacacacgtacacacatacagatgGAGCGTAGAACGGATGCAGGAGCTTAAAGGATAGATGTCTTTCCGGGGTCCCCCAGTCCCCAAAATCCCAGCAGGAAGCCAGTATTTGTAGTACACTCAGAAATGCGCACTGTATCCATCTTTTCCGGCACGTGGCCTGATCACATAACAATCTTTTGTGTTATCCTTCTTTTACTGTCTGTTTCTCTCTGCTCTTTCTAttccttttttggaaaatCATGTCAAATGATATTATTTACACAATTACTTCATATCAGTTTAAATTCACTTTAAAGGTTAGAATACGTCGCTTAGATCCTAtgttctttccttttctcaaCCGTGCACTTGCTGAGCCTGAGCAACTTCCCATTCTGCACGCGAACCACACATAGTGTTAGGAAAAAATCGTTCCACAAATCTTTTCTTTCGCAATTGATCATAATGCAAAAAGGTGCTAAAGACGGTTTTTCAGCCAAAAGTGCCCCGACTATTGTGGTAACGAGACAGCTAAGGAGGAAAagattttttgtaaataaatgtcTTTAATCAAACTGAACCGAGCGCGTGGGTTTTTCTAAGCGGGAGAAGAGATTCCATCCGAAAGGGGAACCATTGAAATATAGATACGAGCTGTTTACATTCTTCCTTCTTGCTTGACTTgttgctgttgagaaatgcaCGATGACCTATGTTGGTAGATTATTTTCTCTTGTTTTATATATATCCTTTTGTTGGCAGTCACGTGCACGAAGATGAACGTGCCAAATGAACGGGGGAAGAGAATCTAACGGACGGTCTGCAAGTGACACGTGTAACATTTCGTTTGCCATTTTCGAGTTGCATTACAAAATATTGTCCAATATAACACATTTCTTTACAATGTATttgattattgttttaattcCAAATGATAAATTTTAGCAAAAATGTTACAACTTACCTAAACTTGCCTTTTGAAACTAAATGAACCCCTACCTACCTTATTCGCCATCAACCATTGCTCCTCTGCTTGGCGCACATCACGCAGCTCTGTCTGCGGGTGACAGgttcgttttatttcttccTATACATCCACTGCGTTCGCCTGGTATGACGCACCGTGGGATGCAGCCGTTGTGCACGATTTGCGTAGTAAATCGTTATAGTGGCGATTTGCTATTTAAAACGCGATTCACCCGGCCCGGAAGCGTTTAGTATTCTTTTCACCCTTGGACGGAGCAATTAGCCGCTCTCGCTGGAGTTTTCGAAGACACAGTGCTCGCCAAGTGGTAAAGGCACCCCTAGTGCGTGCCGTTGACTGAGACGAAGAGTTGGTTGTTTGGTGTTTGTGAGTGGGAGGTTTATTGGAGCAGTACACTCCGCCCAGCACTCGGCAATCAAACGGACTCTCCATCGTACGGCGATGGAAGTCAACAAGCGCTGCCTGTGGCTGTTTGCCTTTCAGCTGTTTTGGTTCCTGTGCTTGGTGGAATCCTATCCCGAAGGTGTGAATTTCTACAAAGGTTCGTGTATGCAAAGCATTGCATTCCCTTTTTGCAGCCTAAATAAGACTTACCAAACGGTATATTCACTGCCTCACCCACCAGACTGGCTGCGTAACAAAAATGAGGACGATGTCGAGCGAATGATAGCAGAGGATCAGTTCGAAGCACCAAAGCTTTGTAAGTTCTTTGTTTGGAACTGTATACTGCCTGCTTTGGCTTAGTGTTCACAATGAATCTCCTCTCAGTCTTTTACAGGACGCCAAGCTCGTTCACCGATCTCGGGATGGGAGAACCGTTGGAGAAACGGACGGTCAACAGGTACAAAAGTGAGTAGAATGTTGAACCACTTAAAGTGATTGTGTTACTAATGGTCGTCTATCATCACCCCCAACCAGACATGATGATCGCCAAGGACAATCTCGATGCACCACTGACGGACGATGCCGAGCAGACGAAGGAAGCGACCCGTTACTACTTTCCGCGCATCACCCCCAAACGGTCGCCAGGTGCCATCCTGAGCTGGGCCATTCCTGCCGCTAATCGAGTGTAAATAGACTGACCCTCCCCTCCACCTGCAAACCCTTACTCACTCACATGAGGATGAGTTTTGCACGCTGCACGCTCTCCAGTGCCCCCTGTCCCTGCTCCACACTGGTTTCAGCCCTAAACATCTCCACATTTGTTTCAGGCGTGTCATCAGCACGAACTATCGACCACCGGGAATCAATCGGCCGGCCGCCTAATGCAGCGGCCCGCCTTACTGGGAAGTGTGTTAGAGCACAATGTCATGATCTCGCGTTGCATACTTCGATCTTCGGTTTGGTTCGAAGCGTTTTGTTTCACCTCGTACTTCGTTGCGCCTTCGTTTCCATAATGTGCTCTAACGCGTACATCAGCACTGGCTttaagagagggagagagaaagagggcgAGAGAGCGGATTGAATAGTTGTTTTACCATCGTGTCGTCTGTAACATCAATATGGATAAATATAATCTTCGGGTTCTGCTAACAAAGATGATCTACGACCAACTTTAGCGCACAATGATGACACGagtttttgtttcagttcGAGGATCTTGCCCTTGTGTTTGGATAACTGCATAAAAATGGTAATAACGGTAAACGATAAATGACGCAAATGAGTAAAACAGgtgtaaaattgattttcgGATAAAAATTGATTATGTAGTCGTGCAACCGTCATTTCAAATTGGACGAACAAATGCGCTCAACGCCACCTAGCGGAATTTATAGGAAACACATTACAAAACATCGGCTTTCCAGGGATCGGCACGTCACTTTACATCAACTCTTTGCTTCATCCGTCCGTGTTCATTAAAAGGCAATTCTTTTTCTGCTAATTTAACATAGCAATTCAGCCAGAAACGTTCATTTAGTGGAATGCAATAGGTAACTGTATAAAAGGcgatacaaaaacacatagaAAGCGAAAAGAGCAGAACCAAAAGAGCTGTCATTCCAGTGGTACAGCAAAAACCTACAGGAAGTCCATTTCTCAAGACAAAACCAAACCGTGAAGTCATCACGCTGTCAACATAAAACATTCAACATGTCGGAAGAGAAAGGTAAAATATATGCTTTACATCTGCTACAACAGCATGGTAACGATTTTGATGGCACGTTTACCTTCCAGCTGAAAGCTCCTCATCCCAGGAAACGTGCATCTACACCGTAGAAACCAACCCATCCGGCAACGGTCATGAAATCCATGGTAGGTCCAACAAAACCGACTCAAAACACTTTACATTTCCGCCAATCTCAAACGTTATCATTTACGCTGCTAGCAGACATTTTCCATGTCGTGCCACCGCAAAGGAAGAGAAAGATACAAACCAAGGGTACAAGAATGACACGCACCACACAACCTCGTAAGTAACGCCTCAACATCCTTCCAACATCCAACGGACACGTTTGCTTGTGGTTTCTTGTTCTGCTTTAGCTCCGAAAACGGGAGAGTGTGTCAAATCCAGCTACAAAGCGTGTCTGGTGTCGGCTATAAAGAAAATGGTACTAGTAGACAAACTCGAAACGGAGATCCTAGCACGTCATCGTAATTTCACCTTGAAAAATCGCGAACAAACAACTGCTCCCAACGATCCCACCAACGCCAATAGTGGTGCTTAATCTTCCAATCCCACAGTCACACAGAGAGAACGAAAGAGAAAAACTCCACTGCTCATCAGGTATTAATTGTTAATCGAATTTATTGCTTCAGTACAACAGTAAAATTAGTCCTAACATGTTTGCCTACGAAACGAAGAACGAATTACACATGACAAAAAACAGTACGTCCCCCCTTTCGCTGCGAACTGGCGTGCGTTCTCGCTCTGTGTCCCGAACCCGAACAGCAGCGGTAATTGCAAGGGAGGTAGCGAATTAGTTTGTGCTAGTTGTAAGTGGATATCCACCAATCAGGCGTAAGTTGTTCGCTAAGTGCCACCCCGTGCGAGCATGTTAAGTAGCTTCGGATAAGGGCTTGGTGCGTCTACATTCGACAGTTGCGTCGCTCGCCGGTTCGTCTACTaagttgttgctgtttcaAGTTAAGTTTTTGTTAACCAGTAGCGTGTTAAAATTAGGCAGGAAAACGGGACCAACTCAATTACAAACATACTAAACAACGTacgaacaaacacatacacattcacTGCCATCGTTGGCATAGGTGCATGCTACAGCCTACGTCAGCCATTATCCTTTTGCAAAGAGGcaccgtttttttctctctctctagtttTTGTCACTTGATTATCCTGCAAAAAGGTACAGGAAGACAGTACAGGATCCACTACAACCCGCTTGGAAGGCTATCGCGGACACAAATGTCGTTACGCGTTCAATCCCGCTTGATACGGATGGTTGCGGCAAATCCGACGCAATCACCGTGCCGCCTCAATACTTTTACTTTCGCTTCTAATTATCAATAAGTAAGGCAATTTGATTGTATTTTcgctttttgctttccttcggGCTTGCTTCCAATATTTCTTTTAACAATTGCTAGCTAAAACTCGTACACAAATAGTTCCAATCGCACGCTGGAGCTAAGACACCAAGCCCGAGCTCGCGTGTCGCACATACCCTAAATCGAATTGGTTTTGCTTCTGCTTGTTGCTGCAGAAATTTGTTAGACAACAAAAGCTTTATGTTTTGCCAAAGAAAACTGTGATACAGCAATGGGACCCGGCCGATCTTTGGTCCAACTGCCACAACATCGTCCCGAAGCAACGGCTCAAAAGAATACAAACGGAAAGGGTTAATTGGGATCTTCCCCTCCCTATGGATAGGGAGAGGGACACGATTATACAGTAAACGCTATACTCTCTAATCAACTAATGTTATGTACAGTACAACAAAAGAGTCAAAACGAAGATTAAAGTTTACACGTAAAACAAGTAAAATTATGCCAAGGCATCGCCATGCCATactgtggttgtgtgtgtgtttgttttgagaACGACATGTTATTGACGTCTCCCCTTTTCACCTCCCTAATTCCAGCCACCCGTTAGCTTGTGGAATAGCTCCTCGTTGAGCGTCTGGTTCGTTTCCTTCGAGCGCATTGACATGAAGATGTAGCCACCGATGAACTCGTGTATCACTTTGCAGTCCGCCGACAGGCAGGAGAATACGACCGTTTCGTTCTGGAACTGTACCATCATGCACCGAATCTCCCAGTTGACGTTCCAGGCCTGCAGTGAAACAGAATCGTAGAGAGCAATGAGTCAGTAACTGTCAGAAACCTCCAATTATACACCCCACAACAAAACTACCCACCTTCATTGTGTTGTATCGCCACGTCTTCAAATGGTCGCCGGTGGCAATGTCCATCTTCATGATCCGGTTGCTAGCGACACCGAGCAGCTCCTCCTTCTTGTGCCCGTCGAACTTGATCACGAACAGCGTGACGCCGAACTCGGGCAGGCTCTGCCACGCCCGGATGTAGCTCAGCTTCGCCTCGATCAGCGACAGATCCTTCACGTTCGCGTGCGCCTCCAGCATGCGGATCATGGCTTTGCTTTTAAGCTTTTTCGCGTACCGCGGTGCCAGATACTCGCTCGGATCAATCTCCCCCGGATTGATATTGATGGCCGGTGCCTGGGCCGGCTTTTGCATGCTGAGGAAGGACCGGATGCTGGccacctcactgtcgtacgaGCTGTCCGCGAGCGACCGGCCCTTGGACGCGAGCCGACAGGCGGCCATCCACTTTGCGTACTGCTCCTCGTTGTCGCACCGGATCCACATCTCGCTGTTGATGCTCTGCTCGAGCGGCACCTCCAGCTTGATGTTGAACTTCTTCTGCGCCAGATTGACCTCGGGCGTCACCTCGCACCCGCGCAGATTGATCGTCACCTGGGGCGCACTGTTGGCGCGCGCGTCCTCGCGCGACTTGTACAGATGCAGATGCAGATCCTTGTACGTGAACCAGTAGCGCTTGTAGCCCTTCAGGGTGAACTTTTTCGGCCTGCGAAAGAGGGAAGATTAAAGAGGGTACGGTAAAGCCTCGTCCCCAAAAGCGTACAGTTCCTGCGCAAGCAgtaccgaacacacacacacacttacttcAAGAATCGCAAATAATCGGTCAGCTCCGGGATGTGGGTAATGTCGCCAGCGTTCACTCCATTGCTCGGTCCCTCGAGCGTAATCTGCAGCTCGCGCAGTGCCGCATCCACGTCGTCGTCTGCCGCATTGTCCAGGCTGGAGGTGTCGATGCCCGAGTCGGCCTGCGGCACCTCGTTCTGCTTGTTCACCTGCAGCTGCAGCGCGCCGAACATCAGCATCTCCTCCTCGGTGCAGTCGATCTCCTCGTTCAGCAGCTGCCACTTGGCCTGCTCGTACAGCTGGTTGATGCGCACCTGGTCGTACTTCGGGTTTAGGTCGAAGAACGTGTAGTACTTGAAGCGCAGGCAGAGCGTCTCAAACTCCCGTATGCCCTGCTCCATGATGGAGAGGGACGAATCGAGCCAGCTAATGTTCATGCGCGCCCGCTCGACCAGCGTTTTCGGCTTCAGCAGGCGCGATCGTGCCTCCGGGCTCGGTGCGTACGGACTGTAGGCCAGGTTTTCATTCCCATCGCCCGTGCTGGACGAAGAATCGCTATTGCCCGACCCATGGCCGTGTCGTAGTGTCTGAAAGAGGAACGGGAAGAGACCATTACAATCGGTTGCAGCTAGCGAAGTCGCACGAAAGAAGCTACAACTTACGCCCGTCGGTGAGCTGATCGGTGTGCTTTGGAGGGCCGGTTTCGGCGTGGAGAAGTGCGCGTTCGGTACCGGTGCGCACGAGAACGGTCCCTGGTGGACCGGGCCGTCCAGGCTGCCGTTGCTACCATTCAGGTTGTGTGCAGCGACCGGGATGAACGTGTTGGTGTCCGGCGCCAGATGGATGTAGTCCCGCCCGTTGCCATTCTGTTCGATCGggatcttcttcttcgccaGGTCGGCGTAGTTCTTCTTCAAATGCATCGGCTCGAGCGGCTTGCAGAGGGACAGCTCCTCCGGGTGTCTGATGCCAAGGTCCTTGCAGAGTGCGACCACCGCACCGAACGTTTTGATGGAGAAGTCAACCCGGCAGTCTAGGTATCGGAGGTCCGGCATCTAAAAAATGGGGGAGCAAATGTGATGCAACAAGAGCGTCTATGATTAATGCATTGTTCCATGCAATCGAGTATGAGAGTGTCATAAAGCAAACCACAAACTAGCTATCAATTAGAACCTTGAACCTTCGTCATTCGCCCCACCGTGGCGAGCAATTTAGTTCATGTCCGCAGCCCCATAATAATAAAGGCTAACGCATTCCCGTGCGCACAACGTGCCGAACGTGACGATGATACCCCAAGCGGGCGGCAGCAAAACGTTGGCATGTGTTGGTGGCACATTTCAATTAAGATTCATTACGAGGGCAGCAAACCGTTTAAATTAACCCCGCGCGCTTTCACTTCCTTACGCGCTGCTGTGCCCATCCTCCGGCTAGCCGACGGCGCGCCATGGGAAGAAAGTCTTGCGAGAGAATTTAAATGTCTGATGCGCACAAAATCACAGCTCCTCTACTTTCCCCGCTCATTCATTGATTTAATCGCTGGCTGGGCCATCAACtagttaataaaaacaaacaaattctgcccttctctctctctctcgatcaCCGTGAGGGGACGCATTGGGGGACTTTCGGTGACCCAGTTTCGTGTGCGCTGCGATCTTCTCCGTTATCCAGTCATCGCGTGAAAAAAGCACACCAATACTGGAGcggtttgtttctgttttcagTCACTTTGGTGTGTGCCGCgatattctgtgcgtgccttGGTTCTACGCCTCAGCAACAGCGGCCGTTGTTTCGTTATCTTGCGAGGAGCGAACAAATAATCCTCCCGCGccccaaacaaagcaaagttATTCCATCCCTTGCTCCCGCATACGGATATGGCGCACGGTAAAATCGTGACCAAATGGCCAGCACCGTACTCCGAAACGGGCATTCGATGGCGCGTGCAAAACTGGACGCCGTTCTGGACGGCCTGTGTATCGCACTGATGTCATGGCCCAAAAAGCTCTCCGAATGTGTGAGCTGCGCGACACGCCAAAACGGAATAATTAATTCGTAACTCTTGTCTCTCTCTGTTGGCGTCGCCAGTTGTGCGTTACTCTAATGAATTGTTTGAAAAGGCGTTAAATGGCCGCTGTCCGTTCATTCACAGCTTCGCCGTTGATCAACTTTTAGTGCGGCTCGCTTATCCGCTGGAACTGGCTGGTCACCGTTTCTAGCAGCAAAATGAAGATTTAATCCTAATTTGTTGGATCGAGCTTTTTTGTCGAAAATCCTCATCATATCGCGTGTCACGAAACGAATCACGACCTTTTTTGGGAGAAAGTGTTCGTTGCGGTCCGGTACAAGCGCGCCTGTCAGCATTTTGCATGAGTCATGTATGGTTTATGTTTGTCCATCCATTATAGTGATAGTGATTCATGCGAAAAAGTGTGATCAGCGAGcgcccttttttttcgcttttcagTAGGTCCCGTTGGTTTGGTCCGGTTGGGGCCTTGGCACTCGTTTTCCCCCTTCCGTGTCGTGATAGCGAGTAACCAGCGGGGCAGCACAACGACTTGGTTAGGCGCCAACAAAGCGCTTGCAAATGCATCACAAAAAGCATCGCCCCAATCGCATGTGTTTGCTTGGAGCTGGGACGCAAATGGGTAAATGTGTGGTCTCGATTCTCGCCTTTGGATTGCTTCAAAGTTGTGCGAATGACTCAAGTGAGAGCTCAACGCGTAGAACTCGCAATAGTTTTATTCAAACATTTACGATAATCGATAACCGACGACGAAGTGTTTGCGTCATGTTTTAATACTTAATTCACCATTAAGCTCTTTCTCTCGTGCCTCTTTCTTTCACTCCTTCACCATCTGGTAGAGGCTTGTAATGGAACCAGCGCAAGCCAAAGGGGTTGTAAAAATGCTTGAGTTTCATAACAAACACCGCAGGCTTAACGGTGGGGAACTAGTTAGTGTACCCACTGATAAACAGAGCAAATACACCACGGTAAACATGCGGGGCCGTGGATCGGGAGATACGCGCGGTTCTGATACCGAATGGTCGGGACAGGCTCTGGcattctcacacacacacacacacacgca comes from the Anopheles coluzzii chromosome 2, AcolN3, whole genome shotgun sequence genome and includes:
- the LOC120950309 gene encoding unc-112-related protein-like isoform X1 — protein: MIHVGDNTWNLKVYITDLQVQKTLRVRGDLHIGGVMLRLVDPENPKDWSDHALWWPTRNQWLTRTKSTLDQVGLHADALLHFTPMHKTLRVQMPDLRYLDCRVDFSIKTFGAVVALCKDLGIRHPEELSLCKPLEPMHLKKNYADLAKKKIPIEQNGNGRDYIHLAPDTNTFIPVAAHNLNGSNGSLDGPVHQGPFSCAPVPNAHFSTPKPALQSTPISSPTGVSCSFFRATSLAATDCNGLFPFLFQTLRHGHGSGNSDSSSSTGDGNENLAYSPYAPSPEARSRLLKPKTLVERARMNISWLDSSLSIMEQGIREFETLCLRFKYYTFFDLNPKYDQVRINQLYEQAKWQLLNEEIDCTEEEMLMFGALQLQVNKQNEVPQADSGIDTSSLDNAADDDVDAALRELQITLEGPSNGVNAGDITHIPELTDYLRFLKPKKFTLKGYKRYWFTYKDLHLHLYKSREDARANSAPQVTINLRGCEVTPEVNLAQKKFNIKLEVPLEQSINSEMWIRCDNEEQYAKWMAACRLASKGRSLADSSYDSEVASIRSFLSMQKPAQAPAININPGEIDPSEYLAPRYAKKLKSKAMIRMLEAHANVKDLSLIEAKLSYIRAWQSLPEFGVTLFVIKFDGHKKEELLGVASNRIMKMDIATGDHLKTWRYNTMKAWNVNWEIRCMMVQFQNETVVFSCLSADCKVIHEFIGGYIFMSMRSKETNQTLNEELFHKLTGGWN
- the LOC120950309 gene encoding unc-112-related protein-like isoform X2, which encodes MIHVGDNTWNLKVYITDLQVQKTLRVRGDLHIGGVMLRLVDPENPKDWSDHALWWPTRNQWLTRTKSTLDQVGLHADALLHFTPMHKTLRVQMPDLRYLDCRVDFSIKTFGAVVALCKDLGIRHPEELSLCKPLEPMHLKKNYADLAKKKIPIEQNGNGRDYIHLAPDTNTFIPVAAHNLNGSNGSLDGPVHQGPFSCAPVPNAHFSTPKPALQSTPISSPTGTLRHGHGSGNSDSSSSTGDGNENLAYSPYAPSPEARSRLLKPKTLVERARMNISWLDSSLSIMEQGIREFETLCLRFKYYTFFDLNPKYDQVRINQLYEQAKWQLLNEEIDCTEEEMLMFGALQLQVNKQNEVPQADSGIDTSSLDNAADDDVDAALRELQITLEGPSNGVNAGDITHIPELTDYLRFLKPKKFTLKGYKRYWFTYKDLHLHLYKSREDARANSAPQVTINLRGCEVTPEVNLAQKKFNIKLEVPLEQSINSEMWIRCDNEEQYAKWMAACRLASKGRSLADSSYDSEVASIRSFLSMQKPAQAPAININPGEIDPSEYLAPRYAKKLKSKAMIRMLEAHANVKDLSLIEAKLSYIRAWQSLPEFGVTLFVIKFDGHKKEELLGVASNRIMKMDIATGDHLKTWRYNTMKAWNVNWEIRCMMVQFQNETVVFSCLSADCKVIHEFIGGYIFMSMRSKETNQTLNEELFHKLTGGWN
- the LOC120950315 gene encoding uncharacterized protein LOC120950315 isoform X1, which encodes MSEEKAESSSSQETCIYTVETNPSGNGHEIHADIFHVVPPQRKRKIQTKGTRMTRTTQPPPKTGECVKSSYKACLVSAIKKMVLVDKLETEILARHRNFTLKNREQTTAPNDPTNANSGA
- the LOC120950315 gene encoding uncharacterized protein LOC120950315 isoform X2, producing MSEEKAESSSSQETCIYTVETNPSGNGHEIHDIFHVVPPQRKRKIQTKGTRMTRTTQPPPKTGECVKSSYKACLVSAIKKMVLVDKLETEILARHRNFTLKNREQTTAPNDPTNANSGA
- the LOC120949473 gene encoding uncharacterized protein LOC120949473, which produces MEVNKRCLWLFAFQLFWFLCLVESYPEGVNFYKDWLRNKNEDDVERMIAEDQFEAPKLFFYRTPSSFTDLGMGEPLEKRTVNRYKNMMIAKDNLDAPLTDDAEQTKEATRYYFPRITPKRSPGAILSWAIPAANRVRVISTNYRPPGINRPAA